In a genomic window of Borrelia maritima:
- the uvrB gene encoding excinuclease ABC subunit UvrB, translating into MIDFFLKSEYLPAGDQPKAIKEIKNSILLGNKYQTLKGVTGSGKTFTIANIIKDLNRPALVVSHNKTLAAQLYREFKDFFPNNAVEYFVSYYDYYQPESYVPSKDLFIEKEATINAEIEIKRIRTVTSLAKRRDVIVVATVSSIYALGSPDFFKKSAREFFVGQKISIKEISDIFVELYYERTLMNLERDKFSIKGDIIEIWPSSEHGEFAYRICLDFDEIVKIYRISSFSKKNLGATNSFTLFAKSYFVIPYNNVLEAIPKISHDLDLQCQYFKNNGRLVEAERLRQRVEYDLEMLRETGFCSGIENYSKYFLSGSTMERPYCLFDFFPKDYLLFVDESHVTLPQFRGMYNGDHSRKLNLVNFGFRLPAALENRPLKYDEFDTLINQVVFVSATPGLEESEKSSVVVDQIIRPTGLVDPEIITRHSYGQMEDLYSEIQKRVALKERVLITTLTKKMSEDLTEYLASLGVKAKYLHSELDTLERVEVISLLRKSEIDVIVGINLLREGLDIPEVSLVAILDADKVGFLRSTTSLIQTIGRAARNSNGLVIMYYDKISVAMQEAIEETNRRRQIQIDYNKKNNITPKTIVKKIQNILEKELNNKNKNISYDFEKIIFGGRLSKKKLIDKLKFELEEAVNDERFEDAIVLRDKIKEISGKISMTRNK; encoded by the coding sequence ATGATAGATTTTTTTTTGAAGTCGGAATATCTTCCTGCTGGTGATCAACCAAAAGCAATAAAAGAGATTAAAAATTCTATTTTGCTTGGGAATAAGTATCAAACATTAAAAGGCGTTACAGGGAGTGGAAAAACTTTTACAATTGCAAATATAATTAAAGACCTAAATAGGCCTGCTTTAGTTGTCAGTCATAATAAAACATTAGCAGCGCAACTTTATAGGGAGTTTAAAGATTTTTTCCCAAACAATGCTGTTGAATATTTTGTTTCTTATTATGATTACTACCAGCCCGAATCATATGTTCCTTCAAAGGATTTATTTATTGAAAAAGAAGCTACTATTAATGCTGAGATAGAAATAAAGCGAATAAGGACTGTAACGTCTCTTGCTAAAAGACGAGATGTCATTGTTGTTGCAACGGTATCTTCAATTTATGCTCTTGGGTCTCCAGATTTTTTCAAAAAATCAGCGCGAGAATTTTTTGTAGGCCAAAAAATTTCCATTAAAGAAATATCAGATATTTTTGTAGAGCTTTATTATGAGAGAACTTTAATGAATCTAGAAAGAGATAAATTTTCGATTAAGGGAGATATTATTGAAATTTGGCCTAGCAGTGAGCACGGAGAATTTGCGTATCGAATTTGTTTGGATTTTGATGAAATTGTTAAAATATACAGAATTAGTTCATTTTCTAAAAAAAATTTAGGAGCTACAAATAGTTTTACTCTTTTTGCTAAATCTTATTTTGTAATTCCTTATAACAACGTATTGGAGGCAATCCCTAAGATATCTCATGATTTAGATCTTCAATGTCAATATTTTAAAAATAATGGCAGGCTTGTAGAGGCCGAGAGACTTAGACAGAGGGTAGAGTATGATTTGGAAATGCTTAGAGAAACGGGATTTTGTTCAGGCATTGAAAATTATTCTAAATATTTTTTGAGTGGAAGTACAATGGAGAGACCTTATTGTCTTTTTGACTTTTTCCCGAAAGATTACTTATTATTTGTAGATGAATCTCACGTTACATTGCCACAATTTAGGGGGATGTATAATGGAGATCATTCTAGAAAATTAAATCTTGTTAACTTTGGATTTAGACTTCCTGCAGCGCTTGAAAATAGGCCTCTTAAATATGATGAATTTGACACATTAATTAATCAGGTTGTGTTTGTGTCTGCAACTCCAGGCCTTGAAGAGAGTGAAAAGAGTAGCGTGGTTGTTGATCAAATAATTCGTCCCACAGGCCTTGTTGATCCAGAAATTATTACCAGGCATTCTTATGGACAAATGGAAGATCTTTATAGTGAGATTCAAAAAAGAGTAGCTCTTAAAGAGCGAGTTTTAATTACTACTTTGACAAAAAAAATGTCTGAGGATTTAACTGAATATTTAGCAAGTCTTGGGGTAAAAGCAAAATATTTACATTCAGAACTTGACACTCTTGAAAGAGTAGAAGTTATTTCATTGCTTAGAAAATCTGAAATTGATGTTATTGTTGGCATTAACCTGCTTAGAGAGGGTTTAGATATTCCAGAAGTATCTCTTGTTGCAATACTAGATGCCGATAAAGTTGGATTTTTAAGATCTACTACTTCATTAATACAAACAATTGGTAGGGCTGCTAGAAATTCTAATGGACTTGTAATAATGTATTACGACAAAATAAGTGTGGCTATGCAGGAGGCAATTGAGGAGACTAATAGAAGACGTCAAATTCAGATCGATTATAATAAAAAAAATAATATTACTCCCAAGACAATTGTTAAGAAGATTCAAAATATTTTAGAAAAAGAGCTTAATAATAAAAATAAAAATATTAGCTATGACTTTGAAAAAATTATTTTTGGGGGGAGATTGTCTAAAAAAAAGCTTATTGATAAGCTTAAATTTGAGCTAGAAGAAGCTGTTAATGATGAAAGATTTGAAGATGCAATTGTTTTAAGAGATAAAATAAAAGAGATTAGTGGCAAAATTAGTATGACTCGCAATAAATAA
- the uvrA gene encoding excinuclease ABC subunit UvrA: MEKSLNKKIIIRGAKEHNLKNIDVDIPKDGLVVISGKSGSGKSSLAFDTIFAEGQRRYMESVSAYARQFLGVMKKPNVDYIDGLSPSIAIEQKTISNNPRSTVGTITEIYDYYRLIFAKIGKAYCPNDGRLIEEQSLDKIVNTILSYSEGSKVVLFAPIVRGSKGSHKKVLEKILNQGFNRVRINSEDYLIEDAFNLNLHKNKKHTIEIIVDRIKLGNDIRIRLAESIETSLAVSNGYLRVEIENDLEKIDKLFTEHNSCPLCGFSLPLIEPRLFSFNSPFGACSECSGLGVTLEFDFESICPDTSLSFNDDAFLTFKTSSSWSVAIFKGLAKHYNFELKTPIKDIPDKVLKQILYGSNEKIDFIYQSKEMEAKEVDGGFHYSKKFEGLLPLLKRRYLATESESTKIFYENLMSKKICNSCKGKRLSAGALTVKINGKDIQDLTNLSVLDSYVFFENLQLDVVEEKISKEILKEIKSRLKFLIDVGLSYLYLNRISGSLSGGEAQRIRLATQIGSALSGVIYVLDEPSIGLHQRDNERLISTLVNLKNLGNTVIVVEHDEQTLRTADYIIDMGPGAGILGGEIVAKGTLIDILNSQNSLTGQYLSGKFKIDIPSSRRKTDKGEILLLGSNKNNLKNIDVSIPLRVFTVITGVSGSGKSTLLNEVLYPALDSRLKLDGKYCDGFKDIIGYEKIDKIIQINQKPIGRTSRSNPATYVGFFTEIRELFAKLPDAKSRGFKAGRFSFNVKGGRCEKCQGDGYLNIQMHFLPDVFVPCDLCKGKKFNEETLEVRYKGKNIHDVLEMSICEASKFFENVPKINHYLKFLIEVGLEYIKLGQSATTLSGGEAQRIKLAFELSKKSTGKTFYIIDEPTTGLHFDDIKKLLEVLQRLVSNGNTVVLIEHNLDVIKQADYIIDLGPDGGLAGGNIVVSGVPEEVAKCENSYTGMFLKDLL; encoded by the coding sequence TTGGAAAAAAGTTTGAATAAAAAAATTATCATCAGGGGAGCAAAGGAACATAACTTAAAAAATATTGATGTTGATATTCCAAAAGATGGTTTAGTTGTAATATCTGGCAAAAGTGGTTCTGGTAAGTCTTCTCTAGCTTTTGATACTATTTTTGCAGAAGGACAAAGAAGGTATATGGAGTCTGTTTCAGCTTATGCAAGGCAGTTTTTAGGTGTAATGAAAAAGCCCAATGTTGATTATATAGACGGACTTTCCCCTTCCATAGCTATTGAGCAGAAAACAATAAGCAACAATCCCCGTTCTACTGTTGGGACAATTACCGAGATTTATGATTATTATAGGCTAATATTTGCGAAAATAGGTAAAGCGTACTGTCCGAATGATGGCAGATTAATAGAAGAACAATCTTTGGATAAAATAGTTAATACTATTTTAAGTTATTCCGAAGGATCCAAAGTTGTGCTTTTTGCGCCAATTGTAAGGGGTTCTAAGGGCTCACATAAAAAAGTTTTAGAAAAAATATTAAATCAAGGTTTTAATAGAGTTAGAATAAATTCCGAAGATTATTTAATTGAAGATGCATTTAATTTAAATTTACATAAAAATAAAAAACATACCATTGAAATTATAGTTGACAGAATCAAGCTTGGTAATGATATTCGAATTAGGCTTGCAGAATCTATTGAAACTTCTCTTGCTGTTTCTAATGGGTATTTACGAGTGGAGATTGAAAATGATTTGGAAAAAATAGATAAACTTTTTACAGAGCACAATAGTTGTCCTTTGTGTGGATTTTCACTCCCTCTTATAGAGCCCAGACTTTTTTCATTTAATAGTCCATTTGGTGCTTGCAGCGAGTGTTCTGGGCTTGGTGTTACACTTGAGTTTGATTTTGAGAGCATTTGTCCTGATACCAGTCTTTCTTTTAATGATGATGCTTTTCTTACGTTTAAGACAAGTTCATCTTGGTCTGTAGCTATTTTTAAGGGACTTGCCAAACATTATAATTTTGAATTAAAAACTCCAATAAAAGACATCCCAGATAAAGTGCTTAAGCAGATTTTATACGGCTCAAACGAAAAAATAGATTTTATTTACCAGTCTAAAGAAATGGAAGCAAAGGAAGTAGATGGGGGATTCCATTATTCCAAAAAATTTGAAGGACTTTTGCCCCTACTAAAAAGACGATATCTTGCAACAGAATCAGAGAGCACTAAAATTTTTTATGAAAATTTGATGTCTAAAAAAATCTGTAATTCATGCAAAGGTAAGCGTTTAAGCGCTGGAGCTTTAACTGTGAAAATCAATGGAAAAGACATTCAAGATCTTACCAATTTGTCTGTATTAGATTCTTATGTGTTTTTTGAAAACTTACAACTTGATGTGGTGGAAGAAAAAATATCTAAAGAAATTTTAAAGGAAATTAAAAGTAGGCTTAAATTTTTAATTGATGTTGGTCTTTCTTATTTGTATTTAAATAGAATATCAGGCAGTCTTTCTGGGGGGGAGGCTCAGCGTATTAGGCTTGCTACGCAAATAGGATCAGCGCTTTCGGGTGTTATTTATGTTCTTGATGAGCCAAGTATTGGTCTTCATCAAAGAGATAATGAAAGATTAATTTCTACTCTTGTTAATCTTAAAAATCTTGGCAATACGGTAATTGTTGTTGAGCATGATGAGCAAACTTTACGTACCGCAGACTATATTATTGATATGGGTCCCGGTGCTGGAATTCTTGGTGGTGAAATAGTTGCAAAAGGTACATTAATTGATATTTTAAATAGTCAAAATAGCTTGACAGGTCAATATTTGAGTGGCAAGTTTAAAATAGATATTCCAAGCTCTAGAAGGAAAACAGATAAGGGAGAAATTTTGCTTTTAGGGTCTAATAAAAATAATCTTAAAAATATAGATGTAAGCATTCCTTTGAGAGTTTTTACCGTAATAACAGGCGTTTCTGGTAGTGGAAAAAGTACTTTGCTTAACGAAGTGTTGTATCCAGCTCTTGATAGTAGATTAAAGCTTGATGGAAAGTATTGTGATGGGTTTAAAGATATTATTGGGTATGAAAAAATTGACAAAATTATTCAAATAAATCAAAAACCAATAGGGAGAACTTCAAGGTCAAACCCAGCAACTTATGTTGGATTTTTTACAGAAATTAGAGAGCTTTTTGCTAAGCTTCCGGATGCAAAGTCAAGGGGGTTTAAAGCTGGTAGATTTTCTTTTAATGTTAAGGGTGGGAGGTGCGAGAAATGTCAAGGAGATGGATATCTTAATATTCAAATGCATTTTTTACCAGATGTTTTTGTTCCTTGTGATTTGTGTAAGGGTAAAAAATTTAATGAAGAAACTTTAGAGGTTAGGTACAAGGGGAAAAATATACATGATGTTTTAGAAATGAGTATATGTGAAGCTAGTAAATTTTTTGAGAATGTTCCCAAAATTAATCATTATTTAAAATTTTTAATTGAAGTTGGGCTTGAATACATTAAATTGGGACAATCTGCAACAACTTTATCAGGAGGTGAGGCTCAACGTATTAAGTTGGCTTTTGAGCTAAGCAAAAAAAGTACGGGTAAAACCTTCTATATTATTGATGAACCAACAACTGGATTACATTTTGATGATATAAAGAAGCTGTTAGAGGTTTTACAGCGTTTAGTTTCTAATGGTAATACAGTTGTACTCATAGAGCATAATTTAGATGTAATTAAACAGGCGGATTATATAATAGATTTGGGGCCTGATGGTGGATTGGCGGGGGGGAATATCGTTGTTTCTGGTGTTCCTGAAGAGGTTGCAAAATGCGAAAATTCCTATACGGGAATGTTTTTAAAAGATCTTTTGTAA
- a CDS encoding LPS-assembly protein LptD, giving the protein MRKFLYGNVFKRSFVIFLIFLAFSNAIFAQTANNENSKKRDKLTLSQKSYLRELELSTDEDLKKWALKEGLKETDVSKIRELLLKKFGIDPELFVKGKGLSGSGRYKIIIETTDNLENFTYGVTKDESIIFEGRVTILVEDIKENKKHNIKGDRIVLNKNSKKLYSIGNVEYILDMDNNEKLYFYGNEFFVDFDSQNFLLKDGILQKKMQKNKIDHILSFGGKVLKKMDNDVTILEQSFATTSKIPDPYYSIKAAKIWVLPSGDFGFLNAIFYMGRVPVFYIPFFFRPGDSLFFNPSLGLNPRKGFSAFNTIYLFGNKSSSEDSSFLDFDFNSVYNSGKKPYIRNGYLTYFFAENLAHNTSKDYVKLIFDIYSNLGFYSGIDFDLGNTLGHFKTLEGNFGLGFTRNIYSYDGGYYPFDNRNLKQSLFSFSNFNKGDIFGFEVPFRYLLKFKTEFLLSDALFSVVLEHYSDPYVNIDFRDRIESATFFSLLNLDKDSVKEQTSISTFDWNLSSFYKRTFNDNSILDYKLNNLGLNFKLSGYENLYVKSPLEKPKETNDPTRKWFYLERIYAPYIDLNFQKDLYNNQWTFSADAKEIIISPEVKNLEAKDKDKKSMKGEKSEEIKDLNKNLHISPEPIILNNIDQFDSFFIRFGINPYLRNNVFFNNYGITSPKDFNYEIKNYLFDIKNKMDIKIHADFYNRLITFENLLYLNTIEYNPSNKDFEVEDKDKKSEHSIINQINLNLLPFIRYPLFSRSTLKFENKSTLYSFNRKYDSDVKSLVDKNSSIFLSDPETFYQSLTASLIYDYNHFSAELSGELKNSFEDIKASSDLKFSLDFPYLLQEAGIGIKYYKKFKEDVKNSGIFVDQSLVNPLEPQRPSSPYKNLEMSPALYYKIEPKYLNYFKFSFLVAYNPLINRVSELSFKLNVVDFQFLFAMKDDFEYNYDPLKGDFYKVGDSTKLVPYSLNSSYKKDLYVLSLFDKKLSLTLGVDVGWKINLQKFTDNELHSSLTFKFKYTEFLEIYFSTFSINTKTFRYFKGYMDQLGLETVNIFDDLLKSFNFFNTQDRKNSLFKIKKFSSGFKFNFYDWKFIGEYNLEPDLLKGSDGIYSPVWRNNFTIYISWNFFAPVKASFENNKDTNYELLINRKTKK; this is encoded by the coding sequence ATGCGAAAATTCCTATACGGGAATGTTTTTAAAAGATCTTTTGTAATATTTTTAATTTTTTTAGCATTTTCTAATGCAATTTTTGCTCAGACTGCAAATAATGAGAATTCTAAAAAAAGGGATAAACTAACTTTAAGTCAAAAATCTTATTTAAGAGAACTTGAGCTTTCAACTGATGAAGATTTGAAAAAATGGGCCTTAAAAGAAGGCCTAAAAGAAACTGATGTTTCAAAAATACGAGAATTACTTTTAAAAAAGTTTGGAATAGATCCTGAGCTTTTTGTCAAAGGGAAAGGGCTTTCTGGATCTGGTAGATATAAAATAATAATTGAAACTACTGACAATCTTGAAAATTTCACTTATGGGGTTACTAAGGATGAGAGCATTATTTTTGAAGGAAGAGTTACTATCTTAGTTGAAGATATTAAAGAGAATAAGAAGCATAATATTAAGGGTGACAGAATAGTCCTTAACAAGAATTCTAAAAAACTTTATTCTATTGGGAATGTTGAATACATTCTTGATATGGATAATAATGAAAAGCTTTATTTTTATGGTAATGAATTTTTTGTTGATTTTGATTCTCAAAATTTTCTGTTAAAAGATGGTATTCTTCAAAAAAAAATGCAAAAAAATAAAATAGATCATATTCTTTCATTTGGGGGGAAGGTTTTAAAAAAGATGGATAATGATGTTACCATTTTGGAACAATCCTTTGCAACAACTAGTAAAATTCCAGATCCTTACTATTCGATCAAGGCTGCTAAAATATGGGTGTTGCCTTCAGGAGATTTTGGGTTTTTAAATGCCATATTTTACATGGGAAGAGTTCCAGTATTTTATATTCCCTTTTTTTTCAGACCGGGAGACAGTTTATTTTTTAATCCATCTTTAGGCCTAAATCCACGAAAAGGTTTTTCTGCTTTTAATACTATTTATCTTTTTGGTAATAAATCTTCAAGCGAAGATTCTTCTTTTTTGGATTTTGATTTCAATTCTGTTTATAATTCAGGTAAAAAACCTTATATAAGAAATGGATATTTAACTTATTTTTTTGCAGAAAATTTAGCACATAATACTAGTAAAGATTATGTTAAATTGATTTTTGATATTTATTCTAATCTAGGATTTTATTCTGGAATTGATTTTGATTTGGGCAATACTTTGGGGCATTTTAAAACTCTGGAAGGAAATTTTGGATTAGGTTTTACTAGGAATATTTATAGTTACGATGGAGGATATTATCCTTTTGACAACAGAAATTTAAAACAATCCCTTTTTAGTTTTTCTAATTTTAATAAAGGAGATATATTTGGGTTTGAAGTTCCTTTTAGATACTTGCTTAAATTTAAAACAGAATTTCTTTTAAGTGACGCACTTTTTTCAGTTGTTTTAGAGCACTATTCTGATCCATATGTCAATATTGATTTTAGAGATAGAATAGAGAGCGCTACATTTTTTTCTCTTTTAAATTTAGATAAAGATTCAGTTAAAGAGCAAACTAGTATTAGCACTTTTGATTGGAATTTGTCTTCTTTTTATAAACGAACATTTAATGATAATTCAATTTTAGATTACAAATTAAATAATTTGGGCTTAAATTTCAAATTGTCGGGTTATGAGAATCTTTACGTTAAATCTCCTTTGGAGAAACCAAAAGAGACTAATGATCCTACAAGAAAATGGTTTTATTTAGAGAGAATTTATGCTCCATATATTGATTTAAATTTTCAAAAAGACCTTTACAATAATCAATGGACATTTTCAGCCGATGCTAAAGAAATAATAATAAGCCCAGAAGTTAAAAATCTAGAAGCTAAAGACAAAGATAAAAAGAGCATGAAGGGAGAAAAGTCTGAAGAAATAAAAGATTTAAATAAAAATTTACATATTTCTCCAGAACCAATTATTTTAAATAACATTGATCAATTTGATTCTTTTTTTATTAGGTTTGGTATTAATCCTTATTTGAGAAATAATGTTTTTTTTAATAATTATGGCATTACAAGCCCAAAAGATTTTAATTATGAAATAAAAAATTATTTATTTGATATAAAAAATAAAATGGATATAAAAATTCATGCTGATTTTTACAATCGTTTAATTACTTTTGAAAATTTATTATATCTTAATACTATTGAGTATAATCCCTCAAATAAAGATTTTGAAGTTGAAGATAAAGATAAAAAAAGTGAACACTCTATTATTAATCAAATAAATTTAAATTTGCTTCCGTTTATTAGATACCCTTTATTTTCTAGAAGTACTTTAAAGTTTGAGAATAAGTCTACTTTGTATTCATTTAATAGAAAATATGATTCAGATGTAAAATCTTTAGTTGATAAGAATAGCAGTATTTTTTTATCTGATCCGGAAACTTTTTATCAAAGCTTAACAGCTTCTTTAATTTATGATTATAATCATTTTAGTGCTGAGCTTTCAGGGGAATTAAAAAATAGCTTTGAAGATATTAAGGCATCTTCTGATCTTAAATTTTCTTTAGATTTTCCTTATTTATTGCAAGAAGCTGGAATTGGAATTAAATATTATAAGAAATTTAAAGAAGATGTTAAAAATTCCGGAATTTTTGTTGATCAATCTTTAGTGAATCCTTTGGAGCCCCAAAGACCTTCATCGCCTTATAAAAATTTAGAAATGTCTCCTGCTTTGTATTATAAAATTGAGCCAAAATATTTAAATTATTTTAAATTTAGTTTTTTAGTTGCTTATAATCCTTTAATAAATAGAGTCTCTGAACTTTCGTTTAAGCTCAACGTTGTTGATTTTCAGTTTTTGTTTGCTATGAAAGATGACTTTGAATATAATTATGATCCTTTAAAAGGAGATTTTTATAAGGTTGGAGATTCAACTAAGCTTGTTCCATATTCTTTAAATTCTAGTTACAAGAAGGATTTGTATGTTTTAAGCTTGTTTGACAAGAAACTTTCTCTTACTTTAGGGGTAGATGTTGGCTGGAAAATAAATTTACAGAAATTTACGGATAATGAGCTCCACTCTTCACTAACTTTTAAATTTAAGTATACAGAATTTTTAGAAATTTACTTTTCTACTTTTTCTATCAATACTAAGACTTTTAGATACTTTAAAGGGTATATGGATCAACTTGGCCTTGAGACTGTCAACATCTTTGATGATTTGTTAAAATCTTTCAATTTCTTTAATACTCAAGACAGAAAAAATTCACTTTTTAAGATTAAAAAGTTTTCATCAGGTTTCAAATTTAATTTTTATGATTGGAAGTTTATTGGTGAATATAATTTAGAACCAGATTTGCTAAAAGGATCTGACGGTATTTATTCTCCTGTCTGGAGAAATAATTTTACAATTTATATTTCTTGGAATTTTTTTGCTCCTGTAAAAGCATCATTTGAAAATAATAAAGATACAAACTACGAGCTTCTAATTAACAGAAAAACAAAAAAATAA
- a CDS encoding ribonuclease H family protein yields the protein MDKYYACILINSNEKIIFKSWEECKTAIKGKNNKIKSFRTIEQAQNWLFDNVDKIYHHPIGIYFDSGTGRGKGVEIRVVNEKGISILDKILDKSLINEYGNHYVKNFQGISNNFGELLALYTALKIALKENVTDIFGDSKLIIDYWSKGIYNSKKLKQITINLIKKTAELRKKFEEQGGKISFIPGNENIADLGFHKAK from the coding sequence ATGGACAAATATTATGCATGCATTTTGATTAACAGTAATGAAAAAATTATTTTCAAATCCTGGGAAGAATGCAAAACTGCTATTAAAGGGAAAAATAATAAAATAAAAAGTTTTAGAACAATAGAACAAGCTCAAAATTGGTTATTCGACAACGTAGATAAAATTTATCATCATCCAATTGGAATATATTTTGATTCTGGAACAGGGAGAGGAAAGGGTGTAGAGATTAGAGTTGTAAACGAAAAAGGAATTTCGATATTAGATAAAATCCTAGATAAATCCTTGATTAATGAATATGGAAATCATTATGTCAAAAATTTTCAAGGAATCAGCAATAATTTTGGAGAATTACTTGCCCTATACACAGCACTCAAAATAGCATTAAAAGAAAATGTAACAGATATATTTGGTGACAGCAAATTAATAATTGACTATTGGTCAAAAGGAATCTATAATAGCAAAAAATTAAAACAAATTACTATTAATTTAATCAAAAAAACAGCTGAATTAAGGAAAAAATTTGAAGAACAAGGTGGAAAAATTTCTTTTATTCCAGGAAATGAAAACATTGCAGATCTTGGTTTTCACAAAGCTAAATAA